The following proteins come from a genomic window of Streptomyces sp. Sge12:
- a CDS encoding dipeptide ABC transporter ATP-binding protein: protein MTPSLVEVTDLVVDFPVGGAGEYVRAVDEVSFTLEAGRALGIVGESGSGKSTVATALLGLHRGTGTRLGGTVRVGGTDVAAASAAELRRLRGGTAAMVFQDPLSSLDPYYAIGDQIAEVHRIHADVSRRAARARAVEVLDRVGIPDAVRRSRARPHEFSGGMRQRALIAMALACEPRLLIADEPTTALDVTVQAQILDLLHGLREERGLGLLLVTHDVGVAAESVDEVLVMRGGRAVERGEVASVLAAPSQAYTRELLAAVPRLDGPRRSRGPAPEPAPRTPAGPDEGPQVPPVVEAFSLRREFGRGRRKVAAVAGVSLAVHAGETLGIVGESGSGKSTLGRMLVGLLEPGSGQVRRDGVPVTGIASGVQMVFQDPVSSLNPRRSVGESIADPLRAAGERDEAAVRGRVEELLLRVGLEAEHYDRYPHEFSGGQRQRVGIARALAPRPRLIVCDEPVSALDVTTQAQVTALLAELQRELGIALVFIAHDLAVVRQVSDRVAVMRAGEIVEEGPVDEVYDRPAHAYTRQLLAAVPALDPALAAGRRRSRQEVFA from the coding sequence ATGACGCCATCGCTGGTGGAGGTCACCGACCTCGTGGTCGACTTCCCGGTCGGCGGCGCGGGGGAGTACGTACGGGCCGTCGACGAGGTCTCCTTCACCCTGGAGGCCGGCCGCGCCCTGGGCATCGTGGGCGAGTCCGGCAGCGGCAAGTCCACCGTGGCCACGGCCCTGCTGGGACTGCACCGCGGTACGGGCACCCGCCTCGGCGGCACCGTCCGGGTGGGCGGCACCGACGTGGCCGCCGCCTCGGCGGCCGAACTGCGCCGGCTGCGCGGAGGTACCGCCGCCATGGTCTTCCAGGACCCGTTGAGCTCCCTGGACCCGTACTACGCCATCGGCGACCAGATCGCCGAGGTCCACCGGATCCACGCCGACGTCTCCCGGCGGGCCGCCCGCGCGCGGGCCGTCGAGGTGCTCGACCGGGTGGGCATCCCGGACGCGGTACGCCGATCCCGCGCGCGGCCGCACGAGTTCAGCGGCGGCATGCGCCAGCGGGCCCTCATCGCGATGGCGCTGGCCTGCGAGCCGCGGCTGCTGATCGCCGACGAACCGACCACCGCGCTGGACGTCACCGTCCAGGCCCAGATCCTCGACCTGCTGCACGGGCTGCGCGAGGAGCGCGGGCTCGGGCTGCTGCTGGTCACCCACGACGTGGGCGTGGCGGCGGAGAGCGTGGACGAGGTGCTGGTCATGCGGGGCGGCCGCGCCGTCGAGCGGGGTGAGGTGGCCTCCGTGCTGGCCGCACCGTCGCAGGCGTACACGCGGGAACTCCTGGCCGCCGTACCGAGGCTGGACGGTCCGCGCCGCTCCCGGGGCCCCGCCCCGGAACCTGCGCCCCGAACGCCGGCGGGGCCGGATGAGGGGCCGCAGGTGCCGCCCGTCGTGGAGGCCTTCTCCCTGCGGCGGGAGTTCGGGAGGGGGCGGCGGAAGGTCGCCGCCGTCGCCGGGGTGTCCCTCGCCGTGCACGCCGGGGAGACCCTCGGGATCGTCGGCGAGAGCGGCTCCGGCAAGAGCACCCTCGGACGGATGCTGGTCGGACTGCTGGAACCCGGCTCCGGGCAGGTGCGCCGGGACGGCGTACCGGTCACCGGCATCGCGAGCGGGGTGCAGATGGTGTTCCAGGACCCGGTGTCCTCCCTCAACCCGCGCCGTTCCGTGGGCGAGTCGATCGCCGACCCGCTGCGCGCCGCCGGGGAACGGGACGAGGCGGCCGTACGCGGCCGGGTGGAGGAGCTGCTGCTGCGCGTCGGGCTGGAGGCCGAGCACTACGACCGGTATCCGCACGAGTTCAGCGGAGGCCAGCGCCAGCGGGTCGGCATCGCGCGGGCACTCGCGCCCCGGCCCCGGCTGATCGTCTGCGACGAGCCGGTCTCCGCCCTGGACGTGACCACCCAGGCGCAGGTCACCGCCCTGCTGGCGGAGCTCCAGCGGGAGCTCGGCATCGCGCTCGTCTTCATCGCGCACGACCTGGCGGTGGTCCGTCAGGTCAGCGACCGGGTGGCCGTCATGCGGGCCGGCGAGATCGTCGAGGAGGGTCCGGTGGACGAGGTCTACGACCGCCCGGCCCACGCCTACACCCGGCAGCTGCTGGCCGCCGTACCGGCACTCGATCCGGCGCTGGCCGCGGGCCGCCGCAGGTCGCGGCAGGAGGTCTTCGCCTAG
- a CDS encoding ABC transporter permease, producing the protein MTRFVLKRTGGALLVLLTLSVIVYALFYLAPGDPARLACGERCNPAQIAQVREQLGLNESAPTQYLHFLQGLLVGRDYSGGAGLLLHCDAPCLGFSYQNDQQVTALILDRLPATLSLALGALMIWLVVGVGTGLLSALRRGGITERALTVLTLAGTGTPVFILGLLLLMTVCAYLQWLPFPTYVPLTEDPEQWAWNLLLPWVTLGLFESAKYARLTRSSTLETLAEDHIRTFRAYGVGERAIVTRHAVRGAVAPVIALSAVDFGTMIGGAVLTESLFGIPGLGKTLIDGVRLVDLPVVVGVVLAIGTAVVLAGAIADLLYAAADRRVTLA; encoded by the coding sequence GTGACCCGCTTCGTGCTCAAACGGACCGGCGGGGCACTGCTCGTGCTGCTCACCCTGTCCGTCATCGTCTACGCCCTCTTCTACCTCGCCCCCGGCGACCCGGCCCGCCTCGCCTGCGGAGAGCGCTGCAACCCGGCGCAGATCGCCCAGGTCCGCGAACAGCTCGGACTGAACGAATCCGCCCCCACCCAGTACCTGCACTTCCTCCAGGGGCTGCTGGTGGGCCGCGACTACTCCGGCGGAGCAGGCCTGCTCCTGCACTGCGACGCGCCCTGCCTGGGATTCTCGTACCAGAACGACCAGCAGGTCACCGCGCTGATCCTGGACCGGCTGCCCGCCACCCTGTCGCTCGCGCTGGGCGCGCTGATGATCTGGCTGGTGGTCGGCGTCGGCACCGGACTGCTGTCCGCGCTGCGCCGCGGCGGCATCACCGAGCGGGCGCTGACCGTCCTCACCCTCGCCGGGACCGGCACCCCCGTCTTCATCCTCGGTCTGCTGCTGCTCATGACCGTCTGCGCCTACCTCCAGTGGCTGCCGTTCCCCACCTACGTGCCGCTGACCGAGGACCCCGAGCAGTGGGCCTGGAACCTGCTCCTGCCGTGGGTGACGCTCGGCCTCTTCGAGAGCGCCAAGTACGCCCGCCTCACCCGAAGTTCGACCCTGGAGACCCTTGCCGAGGACCACATCCGGACGTTCCGCGCCTACGGGGTGGGGGAGCGGGCAATCGTCACCCGGCACGCCGTGCGCGGCGCCGTCGCCCCCGTGATCGCGCTCAGCGCCGTGGACTTCGGCACGATGATCGGCGGCGCCGTGCTGACGGAGTCGCTGTTCGGGATCCCCGGCCTCGGCAAGACCCTCATCGACGGGGTACGGCTCGTGGACCTGCCCGTCGTGGTGGGCGTCGTCCTCGCCATCGGCACGGCCGTGGTCCTCGCGGGCGCGATCGCCGACCTGCTGTACGCCGCCGCGGACCGAAGGGTGACCCTCGCATGA
- a CDS encoding ABC transporter permease, with product MSVALKQPAPHPPVPAPGAPAPGAGVARQVWRRVRRRPAALAAGGVLALLVLLALAAPLLAQLTGQDPNAYHDDLVDSARGGVPLGSFGGISADHWLGVEPGTGRDLLTRLLYGARISLLVALGAVVVQTFVGVGVGLAAALGGRFSGQLIGRFTDVMIALPMLVIGIALTAVVPPDFPRPLLLILIIGLLDWGGTARMVRAQALALRGLDFVDAARLAGRGRLGIARRELLPSLAAPVITIAAIKVPTAIVAEASLSFLGVGVKPPTPSWGQMLSSAQTWFRADPTYVLLPAGLLFVTVLAFTVLGDAVRTALDPREGSRLRVGTRKERTA from the coding sequence GTGAGCGTCGCCCTGAAACAGCCGGCACCGCACCCGCCGGTGCCCGCGCCCGGGGCCCCCGCCCCGGGCGCGGGCGTCGCCCGCCAGGTCTGGCGGCGCGTGCGCCGACGTCCGGCGGCCCTCGCGGCCGGCGGGGTGCTGGCCCTGCTCGTCCTCCTCGCCCTGGCCGCGCCCCTGCTCGCCCAGCTCACCGGCCAGGACCCGAACGCGTACCACGACGACCTCGTCGACTCCGCGCGCGGCGGCGTCCCGCTCGGCTCCTTCGGCGGGATCTCCGCCGACCACTGGCTCGGCGTCGAGCCGGGCACCGGCCGCGACCTGCTGACCCGGCTCCTGTACGGCGCGCGGATCTCCCTGCTCGTCGCCCTGGGCGCCGTCGTCGTACAGACCTTCGTCGGCGTCGGCGTCGGACTCGCCGCCGCGCTCGGCGGCCGGTTCTCGGGCCAGCTCATCGGCCGGTTCACCGACGTGATGATCGCGCTGCCCATGCTGGTCATCGGCATCGCCCTCACCGCCGTCGTCCCGCCCGACTTCCCGCGGCCGCTGCTGCTGATCCTCATCATCGGACTGCTCGACTGGGGCGGCACCGCCCGGATGGTGCGCGCCCAGGCCCTCGCCCTGCGGGGCCTGGACTTCGTGGACGCCGCCCGGCTCGCGGGGCGGGGCAGGCTGGGCATCGCCCGCCGCGAGCTGCTGCCCTCGCTGGCCGCGCCCGTCATCACCATCGCGGCGATCAAGGTGCCCACCGCCATCGTGGCCGAGGCCTCGCTGTCCTTCCTCGGGGTCGGCGTCAAACCGCCCACGCCCTCCTGGGGGCAGATGCTCTCCAGCGCGCAGACCTGGTTCCGCGCCGACCCGACCTACGTCCTGCTCCCGGCCGGGCTGCTCTTCGTCACCGTGCTCGCCTTCACCGTCCTCGGTGACGCCGTCCGCACGGCCCTCGACCCGCGCGAAGGCTCCCGCCTGCGGGTCGGCACCAGAAAGGAGCGCACGGCGTGA
- a CDS encoding ABC transporter substrate-binding protein, whose translation MSSAGPDRHLIARRVAAVTVSLVLAGGAVACGPEDGADKAGSGGKPGAAGAPQKGGTLTVLNSEPQSDFDPARLYTSGGGNVPSLVFRTLTTRNREDGAAGAKVVPDLATDTGKANADATEWTYTLKDGLKYEDGSPITSADIKYGIERSFAAELSGGAPYLRDWLVGGETYEGPYKDGGKGLDSIVVPDPKTIVFKLRKPEGEFPFVATQTQFAPVPKAKDTGVKYEEHPVSSGPYKVVKNDNDGEHLTLERNEHWDEKTDEERKAYPDKIDVRSGLDAAVINQRLTTSSGPDAAAITTDTNLGPAELAQIGDNKELAGRVGTGHFGYINYLAFNPKVAPFDNPKVRQAISYAINRTSVINAAGGSALAEPATTFLPEREAFGFAPYDHFPAGKTGDPVKAKELLKEAGFPDGLSITLTHSTAQNRQTSPEVATAVQQALAAAGITVKLEGLENNAFNEKRWDVKNTPGFFLSRWGADWPSGAPFLAPIFDGRQIVTNGSNYNHAQLNDPAVNAEIDEIAKLTDLAAAGKRWGALDKKIGEQALDVPLFHPVYKRLVGKDVKNVVISDWTGVLDISQVSVK comes from the coding sequence ATGTCTTCCGCCGGACCCGACCGTCATCTCATAGCGCGCCGCGTGGCCGCCGTCACCGTCAGCCTCGTCCTGGCCGGGGGCGCCGTGGCCTGCGGCCCCGAGGACGGTGCGGACAAGGCCGGTTCGGGCGGCAAGCCGGGCGCCGCCGGTGCGCCGCAGAAGGGCGGCACCCTGACCGTCCTCAACTCCGAGCCGCAGAGCGACTTCGACCCGGCCCGGCTCTACACCTCGGGCGGCGGAAACGTTCCCTCGCTGGTCTTCCGTACCCTGACCACCCGCAACCGCGAGGACGGCGCGGCCGGCGCCAAGGTCGTCCCGGACCTGGCCACCGACACCGGAAAGGCCAACGCCGACGCCACCGAGTGGACGTACACCCTCAAGGACGGGCTGAAGTACGAGGACGGCTCCCCGATCACCAGCGCCGACATCAAGTACGGCATCGAGCGGTCCTTCGCCGCCGAACTGTCGGGCGGCGCCCCCTACCTGCGGGACTGGCTGGTCGGCGGCGAGACGTACGAGGGCCCGTACAAGGACGGCGGCAAGGGCCTCGACTCGATCGTCGTGCCCGACCCGAAGACGATCGTCTTCAAACTCCGCAAGCCCGAGGGCGAGTTCCCCTTCGTCGCCACGCAGACGCAGTTCGCGCCCGTCCCCAAGGCCAAGGACACCGGGGTCAAGTACGAGGAACACCCCGTCTCCTCCGGCCCGTACAAGGTCGTCAAGAACGACAACGACGGCGAGCACCTCACCCTGGAGCGCAACGAGCACTGGGACGAGAAGACCGACGAGGAGCGCAAGGCCTACCCGGACAAGATCGACGTCCGCTCCGGCCTCGACGCCGCCGTCATCAACCAGCGCCTGACCACCAGCTCGGGCCCCGACGCCGCCGCCATCACCACCGACACCAACCTGGGCCCGGCCGAGCTCGCCCAGATCGGCGACAACAAGGAGCTCGCGGGCCGCGTCGGCACCGGCCACTTCGGCTACATCAACTACCTGGCCTTCAACCCGAAGGTGGCCCCCTTCGACAACCCGAAGGTGCGCCAGGCCATCTCCTACGCGATCAACCGCACCAGCGTGATCAACGCCGCGGGCGGCTCCGCACTGGCCGAACCGGCCACCACCTTCCTGCCCGAGCGCGAGGCCTTCGGCTTCGCCCCGTACGACCACTTCCCGGCGGGCAAGACCGGCGACCCGGTCAAGGCCAAGGAGCTGCTGAAGGAGGCCGGCTTCCCCGACGGCCTCTCCATCACCCTGACCCACTCCACCGCGCAGAACCGCCAGACCAGCCCCGAGGTCGCCACGGCCGTGCAGCAGGCGCTCGCCGCCGCCGGGATCACCGTCAAGCTGGAGGGCCTGGAGAACAACGCCTTCAACGAGAAGCGCTGGGACGTCAAGAACACCCCCGGCTTCTTCCTCTCCCGCTGGGGCGCCGACTGGCCCTCCGGCGCCCCCTTCCTCGCGCCGATCTTCGACGGCCGGCAGATCGTGACCAACGGCTCCAACTACAACCACGCCCAGCTCAACGACCCGGCCGTGAACGCCGAGATCGACGAGATCGCCAAGCTCACCGACCTCGCGGCGGCCGGCAAGCGCTGGGGCGCACTCGACAAGAAGATCGGTGAGCAGGCCCTGGACGTGCCGCTCTTCCACCCGGTCTACAAGCGGCTCGTCGGCAAGGACGTCAAGAACGTCGTGATCAGCGACTGGACCGGCGTCCTCGACATCTCGCAGGTCTCCGTCAAGTGA
- a CDS encoding Ms4533A family Cys-rich leader peptide, translated as MSHHHTMTASAAIELALLGVTAHSVADILCR; from the coding sequence ATGTCGCACCACCACACCATGACCGCGAGCGCCGCCATTGAGCTGGCGCTGCTTGGTGTGACCGCGCACAGCGTGGCCGACATCCTCTGTCGCTGA
- a CDS encoding DUF3152 domain-containing protein, which yields MGRHSRKAPAPAPAPAPFRPQPDPEPAPRPYEEPPAAYWPEPTVTHHGYVSPDRPASAARTGGHPQQYESGGAWGARPDSVYGDWHGVRRPPGATTTTTASAAAAPAALLDSDTPAFGTPAVGFPQVTLTQPGAPAPAPGPAHDFGFDLDPVTSTGAHRRVPGPRRPVDPVEPADAGAEADASAEEPPGSGRGLKVRTYTGMAAAAVTTVLAVVVAGQVLMDEDGGRAGAQAAAGNSRADEGASRSDGRSMPPQAAAPAAPSAHAPAPELSYEQQMAVQLPLDAKLAGPGTFDTVPGVAKAPGKGKLVRYRVDVEQGLGLDAQLFAEAVHRTLNDDRSWGHGGSKTFERVPGGEADFVITLASPGTTGVWCAKSDLDTTVENVSCDSARTERVMINAFRWAQGSATYGPEQMFAYRQMLINHEVGHRLGHDHVNCRTPGALAPIMQQQTKSLTINGIECKPNPWVFPGN from the coding sequence GTGGGACGACATAGTCGCAAGGCCCCTGCCCCGGCACCCGCCCCGGCGCCCTTCCGGCCGCAGCCGGATCCGGAGCCCGCGCCGCGGCCGTACGAGGAGCCGCCCGCCGCGTACTGGCCCGAGCCGACCGTCACCCACCACGGGTACGTCTCCCCGGACCGGCCCGCCTCCGCCGCACGCACCGGGGGACACCCCCAGCAGTACGAGTCCGGCGGCGCCTGGGGGGCGCGCCCCGACTCCGTGTACGGCGACTGGCACGGCGTGCGGCGCCCGCCCGGCGCCACCACCACCACCACCGCGTCGGCCGCGGCCGCTCCCGCCGCCCTCCTGGACTCCGACACCCCGGCCTTCGGCACGCCCGCGGTGGGGTTCCCGCAGGTCACCCTGACGCAGCCGGGCGCTCCCGCGCCCGCCCCCGGACCGGCGCACGACTTCGGCTTCGACCTCGATCCCGTCACCTCCACCGGCGCGCACCGCCGCGTGCCCGGGCCGCGCAGGCCCGTCGATCCGGTCGAACCCGCGGACGCGGGCGCCGAGGCGGACGCCTCCGCCGAGGAACCGCCCGGCTCCGGCCGCGGCCTGAAGGTCCGTACGTACACGGGCATGGCCGCCGCGGCCGTCACCACCGTCCTCGCCGTCGTCGTCGCGGGCCAGGTGCTCATGGACGAGGACGGCGGCCGGGCCGGTGCGCAGGCCGCCGCCGGCAACAGCCGCGCCGACGAGGGCGCCTCGCGCTCCGACGGCCGCTCGATGCCGCCGCAGGCGGCCGCGCCCGCGGCGCCGTCCGCCCACGCGCCCGCGCCGGAGCTGTCGTACGAGCAGCAGATGGCGGTGCAGCTGCCGCTCGACGCGAAGCTCGCGGGCCCCGGGACCTTCGACACCGTGCCCGGCGTGGCCAAGGCGCCCGGCAAGGGCAAGCTTGTCCGCTACCGGGTCGACGTCGAACAGGGCCTGGGCCTGGACGCGCAGCTCTTCGCCGAGGCCGTCCACCGCACCCTCAACGACGACCGCAGCTGGGGCCACGGCGGCAGCAAGACCTTCGAGCGGGTCCCGGGCGGCGAGGCCGACTTCGTGATCACCCTCGCCAGCCCGGGGACCACCGGCGTGTGGTGCGCCAAGTCCGACCTGGACACGACCGTCGAGAACGTCTCCTGCGACTCCGCGCGCACCGAGCGGGTGATGATCAACGCCTTCCGCTGGGCGCAGGGCTCCGCCACGTACGGGCCGGAGCAGATGTTCGCCTACCGGCAGATGCTCATCAACCACGAGGTCGGACACCGGCTCGGACACGACCACGTGAACTGCCGGACGCCGGGCGCACTCGCGCCGATCATGCAGCAGCAGACCAAGTCCCTCACTATCAACGGCATCGAATGCAAGCCCAACCCATGGGTTTTCCCCGGGAATTGA